One genomic window of Leptospira saintgironsiae includes the following:
- the pheA gene encoding prephenate dehydratase, which yields MAKNNDKLKEFRDKIDSLDKEIVKAIQARAEIASEIGEIKRENNEPIYRPDREKDVYEKILGLNGGPLPDKVLIAIYREIMSGSFSVEKGLKIGYLGPEGSFSHQAVRARFGTSVEATEFPSIPEVFRAVETDKVDYGVVPVENSSEGLVNSTLDQFLVSDLNIYSEIYLKIHLNLLGFEHDLSKIKTLYGIKIANSQCRNWIAANLPHVEVSETPSTSRAASIVAEKKEACAAIASSIAAEIYGLDLVRESIEDMSDNTTRFLIIGKNQCPPTSNDKTSVVFSIPDKPGSLYKVLKPIFDKGINMTKIESRPTRRTSWEYNFFIDFLGHKKDPQIEEVLNVLKENTIYLRILGSYPISPPNP from the coding sequence ATGGCCAAGAATAACGACAAACTGAAAGAGTTCCGGGACAAGATTGATTCTCTGGACAAAGAAATCGTAAAGGCTATCCAGGCCAGGGCAGAGATTGCTTCTGAGATCGGAGAGATCAAAAGAGAGAATAACGAACCTATCTATCGCCCTGATAGAGAGAAGGACGTTTACGAAAAAATCCTTGGACTGAACGGAGGACCTCTTCCAGACAAGGTGTTGATCGCAATTTATAGAGAGATCATGTCTGGCTCCTTCTCCGTAGAGAAAGGTTTAAAGATAGGTTATCTTGGACCAGAAGGATCCTTTTCTCACCAAGCAGTTCGTGCAAGATTCGGAACTTCTGTTGAGGCTACTGAATTTCCTTCTATTCCTGAAGTGTTCCGTGCAGTGGAAACTGATAAGGTGGATTATGGAGTTGTTCCTGTGGAAAATTCTTCCGAAGGACTTGTGAACTCCACTCTGGACCAGTTCTTAGTTTCTGATCTAAATATTTATTCTGAAATTTATCTTAAGATACATTTGAATCTATTAGGGTTCGAACATGACCTTTCCAAGATCAAAACTTTATACGGTATCAAGATCGCAAACTCACAGTGCAGAAATTGGATCGCTGCAAACCTTCCTCATGTAGAAGTTTCAGAAACTCCCTCTACTTCTAGAGCTGCGAGTATTGTTGCGGAGAAGAAGGAAGCATGTGCAGCAATAGCTTCTTCCATTGCCGCTGAAATTTATGGTTTGGATCTGGTTCGAGAATCCATCGAGGATATGTCTGATAATACTACCAGATTTTTGATCATCGGTAAAAACCAATGTCCTCCTACAAGTAACGACAAAACTTCCGTAGTTTTTTCCATCCCGGATAAACCAGGTTCTTTATACAAAGTATTGAAACCTATCTTTGATAAAGGGATTAATATGACCAAGATAGAGTCCAGACCTACGCGCAGGACTTCTTGGGAGTATAACTTCTTCATAGATTTTTTAGGTCATAAAAAGGATCCTCAGATCGAAGAGGTCCTGAACGTATTAAAAGAAAATACAATCTATCTCAGGATTTTGGGATCTTATCCGATCTCTCCACCTAACCCGTGA
- a CDS encoding prephenate dehydrogenase produces the protein MKTDFSRILIYGLGMMGASLSLALRKKNSSAEIVGVVGSTSSKEKGIRLKSADKIFTSDEFSESPDWESYDLIVFGVPVNTTVEVISKLPSGFKGLLTDMGSTKQEIVHAVESVLTGEHRYISSHPMCGSEESGLEFANVDLYENRLCILTKPKGATDEAYSEIENFWKFLGMSTTEIPAHDHDKILSYVSHVPHLISSLMTNWVWENECVREFTQNSPLPLTGGGFRDMTRIAGSNPKMWSPIFSSNQEEIYKALLDYKDRLDKLLSELSPEKPLDLKRWESFMEQSRIDRDAILKKQNDSKNP, from the coding sequence GTGAAAACCGATTTTTCTAGAATCCTGATTTACGGCTTGGGGATGATGGGCGCCTCCCTCTCTTTGGCCTTACGAAAAAAGAACTCTTCTGCAGAGATTGTGGGAGTGGTAGGATCTACTTCCAGTAAGGAGAAGGGGATCCGTCTTAAATCAGCTGATAAAATTTTTACTTCGGATGAATTTTCCGAATCTCCTGATTGGGAATCATACGACCTGATCGTTTTTGGGGTTCCAGTAAACACAACTGTCGAAGTGATCTCTAAACTTCCTTCGGGATTTAAAGGTCTTTTGACTGATATGGGTTCTACTAAACAAGAGATCGTTCACGCAGTGGAGTCAGTTCTTACTGGAGAACATAGATATATTTCTTCTCATCCAATGTGTGGTTCTGAAGAATCAGGTTTAGAATTTGCGAATGTAGATCTGTATGAAAACAGACTTTGCATTTTGACGAAACCAAAAGGTGCTACTGACGAAGCATATTCTGAGATAGAGAATTTTTGGAAATTCCTTGGAATGTCCACTACCGAAATTCCTGCACATGACCATGATAAGATACTGTCTTATGTTTCTCATGTTCCCCATTTGATCTCTTCTCTTATGACAAATTGGGTCTGGGAAAACGAGTGCGTAAGAGAATTTACCCAAAATTCTCCTTTGCCTTTGACCGGCGGAGGTTTTAGGGACATGACCAGAATTGCAGGTTCGAATCCTAAAATGTGGTCACCGATTTTTTCTTCTAACCAAGAAGAGATCTATAAGGCTCTTTTGGACTATAAGGATAGATTGGATAAACTTCTTTCGGAGTTAAGTCCAGAAAAGCCGCTCGACCTAAAACGTTGGGAGTCCTTCATGGAACAATCTCGTATAGATAGGGACGCAATTTTAAAGAAACAAAATGATTCCAAGAATCCTTAA
- the aroA gene encoding 3-phosphoshikimate 1-carboxyvinyltransferase, translated as MIPRILKSSGREITVPGDKSLSHRSVLFSVLSKGASHVSGFLEAEDPLNTMKAFTRLGLKVEKISKGEYVFTSPGKHALQSPKEVLDFGNAGTGIRLSAGLLCGLQGIKATLTGDHSLQKRPMSRIIKPLSSMGASISGKDDKAPLEITGKKLSDFHYKSPIASAQVKSCLMLAAMASETSLEYEEDILSRDHTENMFRFLGNKLSYFSPTHFKMEPPYIFEAKEFKVPGDISSAAFFLVLGVLLKEGSVLVKNVGLNPSRIGILHALEAMGAKILVHNKRIECGEPVGDLEAISSNLRYAEIKEEWIPSLIDEIPILTIAGLFAKGGFIIRHADELRAKESDRISAMVENLRNLGITVHEYPDGYEIPEIDSSVNSSELSSWLSGNSINIFTKMDHRIAMSFMIVQAVSGLKVHLDETSWIETSFPGFESLLEGFVQ; from the coding sequence ATGATTCCAAGAATCCTTAAATCTTCCGGAAGAGAGATCACAGTTCCGGGAGATAAATCTCTTTCTCACAGAAGCGTATTATTCTCCGTATTATCCAAAGGAGCTTCTCATGTTTCCGGGTTTTTGGAAGCAGAAGATCCTTTGAATACAATGAAAGCTTTCACCAGGCTCGGGTTAAAAGTGGAGAAGATCTCAAAAGGAGAATATGTTTTTACAAGCCCAGGAAAACATGCTCTGCAATCTCCTAAAGAAGTTTTGGATTTCGGGAATGCAGGAACTGGGATCAGATTATCTGCAGGATTACTCTGCGGGCTCCAAGGAATTAAGGCCACCTTAACTGGAGATCACTCTCTCCAAAAAAGACCGATGTCCCGTATTATAAAACCTTTAAGTTCTATGGGAGCTTCTATTTCCGGAAAGGATGATAAGGCGCCGTTGGAGATTACCGGAAAAAAACTTTCCGATTTCCATTATAAAAGCCCGATCGCTTCCGCTCAGGTGAAATCCTGTTTGATGTTAGCTGCAATGGCTTCTGAAACTTCTTTAGAATACGAAGAAGATATTCTTTCCAGAGACCATACTGAGAATATGTTCCGGTTTTTGGGGAACAAACTTTCTTATTTTTCTCCCACTCATTTTAAAATGGAGCCCCCTTATATATTCGAAGCAAAAGAATTTAAAGTACCTGGGGATATTTCTTCTGCTGCATTTTTCTTAGTGCTTGGAGTTCTTTTGAAAGAAGGTTCCGTACTTGTGAAAAATGTCGGATTAAATCCTTCTCGTATTGGGATTCTACACGCCCTCGAAGCAATGGGCGCGAAAATTTTGGTCCATAACAAAAGGATAGAATGTGGAGAACCTGTTGGAGATCTGGAAGCAATTTCTTCTAATTTACGTTATGCTGAAATTAAAGAAGAATGGATCCCTTCTCTTATAGATGAGATCCCGATCCTTACGATTGCGGGGCTTTTTGCAAAAGGTGGATTTATTATCCGTCATGCAGATGAACTTCGCGCAAAAGAATCGGATCGAATTTCCGCAATGGTGGAAAATTTAAGAAATCTTGGGATTACAGTGCATGAATATCCGGATGGGTATGAGATCCCTGAAATTGATTCCAGTGTAAATTCTTCTGAACTTTCTTCTTGGTTGTCTGGGAACTCTATAAATATTTTTACTAAGATGGATCATAGGATCGCGATGAGTTTTATGATCGTCCAAGCCGTGAGCGGTTTGAAAGTCCATCTGGATGAAACTTCTTGGATTGAAACTTCTTTTCCTGGATTCGAATCATTATTGGAAGGTTTTGTGCAATGA
- the cmk gene encoding (d)CMP kinase, translating to MTENVIALDGPAGTGKSTVARELSKKLGFEYLDSGAFYRALTLHIFKIYKSKNSSISFSDWLSGKEFLPLTEGVEIFCEFAETGENRIFLNGEDVSTDIRTPEITREIKYIADKAAFREFVNSQLRKLSQTHRLVMDGRDIGTHVFPDARYKFFLTASSRVRAERRYNQLLEQGIPADLEEIEKEIVIRDKSDTEREIAPLRKAEDAILIDTDNLPKNSVISKILGCLDSGIYNDSH from the coding sequence ATGACGGAAAACGTGATCGCATTAGATGGGCCTGCCGGAACTGGCAAGAGTACAGTGGCTCGTGAACTTTCTAAAAAACTTGGATTTGAATATTTGGATTCAGGAGCATTCTACCGCGCGCTAACTCTTCATATTTTTAAGATCTATAAATCCAAAAATTCATCTATTTCGTTTTCGGATTGGTTATCCGGTAAGGAGTTCCTGCCACTTACTGAGGGTGTGGAAATTTTCTGCGAATTTGCAGAAACAGGGGAGAACAGGATCTTCTTAAATGGAGAAGATGTTTCCACAGATATCCGAACTCCTGAGATCACAAGAGAGATTAAATACATAGCTGACAAAGCTGCATTCAGAGAATTCGTAAATTCTCAATTGAGAAAACTTTCTCAAACTCATCGTCTGGTAATGGACGGTAGAGACATAGGTACACATGTATTTCCGGACGCTCGTTACAAATTCTTTCTGACAGCTTCTTCCAGAGTTAGGGCCGAAAGAAGATATAATCAATTATTAGAGCAAGGTATTCCTGCTGATTTAGAAGAAATCGAAAAAGAGATCGTTATCCGTGACAAATCCGATACGGAAAGGGAAATCGCCCCCCTCCGGAAAGCGGAGGACGCAATCCTCATTGACACAGATAACCTGCCAAAAAATAGTGTAATTAGTAAGATCCTTGGGTGCCTAGACTCTGGCATTTATAACGATTCGCACTAA
- a CDS encoding 30S ribosomal protein S1: MSSQQDKSTFAEVFKQWEEKKNDEAEIRKDQVVEGKIVSVDNDNVYVAIEGLKQEGRIPRSEFDEKPEIGSLVTALVKRKESTDSGCILSKKEADQRKGWEVVKDAFKNSYQVSGRLINEIKGKGYIVNVEGSELFLPASQLSYKFSDGENYKGVELDFKVIEINERTRSGVVSRKKLLDEVNNEKWDALALKVNVGDKVKATVSKIASFGVFCDLDGVVGLLRQRDISYKKFAPFKQYFTIGQEIELQILEMEKENNKLALGLKQLYEDPWVWAKRSLEKDMVIRGTVTSLTNFGAFVELKEGLEGLIHTSELTWAKKPPHPKELLKKGQEVEALILDIDFESRRLSLGLKQLQPNPWDALGPEVRVGNVLTGKVTGITKYGAFVEVENGIEGLIHISDITWDEKQKNPTSLLKKGEEVKYIILDINFDAQRISCGLKQLQEHPYEALRNRYPIGSVVQGKIKSIVDFGMFVEIEPGFEGLVHISEIPGGKDTNLAESYKPGDIVKCAVVKIDSKNKKISLSIKDFDKALEREEMAKYLKTSDTPSRESLGSFINSSLK, from the coding sequence ATGAGTAGCCAACAAGACAAGTCCACTTTTGCAGAAGTTTTCAAACAGTGGGAAGAAAAGAAAAACGACGAAGCCGAAATTCGCAAAGACCAAGTGGTCGAAGGCAAAATCGTATCCGTAGACAACGATAACGTCTATGTGGCAATCGAAGGATTGAAACAAGAGGGAAGAATTCCTCGCTCCGAGTTTGACGAAAAACCGGAAATCGGATCTTTAGTTACAGCACTTGTAAAAAGAAAAGAGTCCACAGACTCAGGATGTATCCTTTCTAAAAAAGAAGCCGACCAAAGAAAAGGTTGGGAAGTTGTTAAAGACGCATTCAAAAATAGTTATCAAGTCAGCGGACGTTTGATAAATGAGATTAAAGGAAAAGGTTACATCGTTAACGTAGAAGGTTCTGAACTTTTCCTTCCAGCTTCTCAACTTAGCTATAAATTCTCCGATGGAGAAAATTACAAAGGTGTAGAACTTGATTTCAAAGTAATCGAGATCAACGAACGCACCCGCTCCGGAGTTGTTTCCAGAAAAAAACTTCTAGACGAAGTGAATAATGAAAAATGGGACGCTCTTGCTCTTAAAGTTAATGTTGGAGACAAAGTTAAAGCAACTGTTTCCAAAATTGCAAGCTTCGGAGTTTTCTGTGATCTGGACGGAGTTGTAGGACTCCTCAGACAAAGAGATATTTCGTATAAAAAATTCGCACCATTCAAACAGTACTTCACCATCGGACAAGAGATTGAACTTCAAATTCTTGAAATGGAGAAAGAAAACAACAAACTCGCATTAGGACTCAAACAACTGTATGAAGATCCTTGGGTTTGGGCGAAACGTTCCTTGGAAAAAGACATGGTCATCCGTGGAACTGTTACTTCTCTTACTAACTTTGGTGCATTCGTAGAATTGAAAGAAGGTTTAGAAGGTTTAATTCATACTTCTGAATTGACCTGGGCTAAAAAACCTCCTCATCCAAAAGAACTTCTGAAAAAAGGACAAGAGGTAGAAGCTCTTATCCTAGACATCGACTTCGAAAGCAGAAGATTATCTTTAGGTTTAAAACAACTTCAACCGAATCCTTGGGATGCTTTAGGTCCTGAAGTTAGAGTTGGAAATGTTCTTACTGGAAAAGTAACCGGTATTACTAAATACGGCGCATTTGTAGAAGTGGAAAATGGAATTGAAGGTCTGATCCACATCAGCGATATCACTTGGGATGAAAAACAAAAGAACCCAACTTCTCTACTTAAAAAAGGAGAAGAGGTTAAATATATTATCCTAGACATTAACTTCGACGCGCAAAGAATTTCCTGCGGATTAAAACAACTGCAAGAACATCCTTACGAAGCATTAAGAAATCGTTATCCTATCGGTTCCGTTGTTCAAGGAAAGATCAAAAGTATCGTTGACTTCGGTATGTTCGTAGAAATCGAACCTGGTTTCGAAGGACTAGTTCACATCTCCGAGATCCCTGGCGGGAAAGATACCAACTTGGCTGAATCTTATAAGCCTGGCGATATCGTAAAATGTGCTGTAGTTAAGATCGATTCCAAAAACAAGAAAATCTCTCTGTCTATCAAGGATTTCGACAAAGCCTTAGAAAGAGAAGAGATGGCGAAGTATTTGAAAACTTCCGACACTCCTTCCAGAGAAAGTTTAGGCAGCTTTATCAATTCTTCCTTAAAATAA
- a CDS encoding tetratricopeptide repeat protein, whose protein sequence is MKRFEPKTGASITDIDPYPGLTGAERFFAILFSKIGENKKQVLFGVGVLFVTVLTVVSWNEYRAEQFRKGTLAIEKVEKELALSPMTEIADKIKKYETIASIYSSPSLDIRLSKTLGDLYAKNGEYQKAAEKLEFAGKKIDELPEVKAYYFYIAGNYRESANQLAEAESDYGVSVSLLSSRKNVSGFYAWSLYQAGRLKLQNGKKEEAIDLLKKVLDQDIASPTEEFKAVRELATYLLLKSSQAN, encoded by the coding sequence ATGAAACGATTCGAACCTAAAACAGGTGCTTCTATTACGGATATAGATCCTTATCCTGGTCTTACCGGAGCAGAAAGATTTTTCGCTATTTTATTCTCCAAGATTGGAGAGAATAAAAAGCAGGTTTTATTCGGAGTAGGTGTTTTATTCGTAACCGTGCTAACTGTTGTTAGCTGGAACGAATACAGAGCAGAACAATTCCGCAAGGGTACCCTCGCCATCGAAAAAGTGGAGAAGGAGCTGGCTCTTTCTCCAATGACCGAGATCGCTGATAAGATCAAAAAATACGAAACTATTGCTTCAATATATAGTTCTCCTTCTTTAGATATCAGACTTTCCAAAACTTTGGGAGATCTATATGCTAAAAACGGAGAATACCAAAAAGCGGCAGAGAAGTTAGAATTTGCGGGTAAAAAAATAGATGAGCTTCCAGAAGTGAAGGCTTACTATTTTTATATCGCAGGAAACTATAGAGAAAGTGCAAACCAACTCGCGGAAGCTGAATCCGATTACGGAGTTTCCGTTTCTCTTTTAAGTAGCCGTAAGAATGTTTCTGGATTTTATGCTTGGAGTCTTTACCAAGCAGGTCGTTTGAAACTACAAAACGGCAAAAAAGAAGAAGCAATCGATCTACTTAAGAAAGTTTTAGACCAAGACATTGCTTCTCCTACTGAAGAATTTAAAGCAGTTAGAGAACTAGCTACTTATCTTCTACTAAAAAGCAGCCAGGCAAACTAA